A window of Sphingobacterium sp. lm-10 contains these coding sequences:
- a CDS encoding SusC/RagA family TonB-linked outer membrane protein: MKKKLVLTGLFVCMLMCVFAQVSIKGTVVDGLQVPIPGVSVQVKGSSEGTSTDQDGHFTINVPSANSTLIFSSTGYTRQEAGIAGRENLLITLQESSTELTEVVVTALGIKKERKALGYSVTEVKGEELTQARETNVMNSLAGKVAGLDISAGSGGPGASNNVLIRGVSSIGGTTQPLYVVNGIPMENSRSAQPGGQFDNAPDLGDAIGNLNPDDIETISVLKGAAASALYGYRAKAGVIMITTKSGKADGIEFNSNFVGEQVMNLTNWQYMYGQGINNMKPTSGTAAAQAGGSSWGGLLDGSLTPQFDGVERPYSAVRDNLQEFYRMGSNWTNTLTLTKAFDGGSIRLSGSNLDNKSVVPNSNLKRQTFNLAGIFEPIERLNIDARVNYILESAKNRAVLSDGAGNANYQVMFLPTSLRVGDLRPGSNPDGTETVFNANNLFATNPWFAAQNFVNDTKRERLLSSLSARYDFGEGYYVQGRMARDNYTDTYTNVTPSGTAYRPNGSMQLRNTEFVDVNADLLLGGTFDLGDFAISPVLGGAYRNTRTLTTTNSGADFNVPFVYNILNLANKNLSYDDLRLEVQSVFGNAEFSYRDYLFLTASVRSDWFSSLATPGLNNKLNIVYPSVNTSLVFSELWKPSFLNFGKVRLGYAEVGAATDPYQTLLAYSFLSETINGFPLGSISNASIPNSGLRASRASELEIGTELTLFNNVLSIDATWYNKVSTDEIIPVTVSSTTGYTGAVLNSGSLQNKGFEALITARVLQNNDGFGWTTSFNGSINDNKVRRMAEGTTLMPMGASRTGYGFIQHQLGLPSFQVMAYDYRYDEAGNIVYLESGVPDRGELIPMGSAIPKWTAGWNNEFNYKRLNMSFLIDGKWGAKIFSGTDFYGYANGLHQNTLENREGNFAPEGSSTTTEASTYYTQLVQNVSKLVVEDADFIKVRQIIIGYTFPSLFDNKVKSLNISAVARNPFFLMRKAENIDPEANYSSIVPGMELGGVPSIRSFGVNLSVKF, from the coding sequence ATGAAAAAGAAACTTGTATTAACAGGCCTTTTCGTCTGTATGCTTATGTGCGTTTTTGCGCAGGTTAGCATAAAAGGCACAGTCGTAGATGGTCTGCAAGTGCCCATACCTGGCGTAAGTGTGCAGGTAAAAGGTAGCTCAGAAGGAACATCCACAGATCAGGATGGACATTTTACTATTAATGTGCCCAGTGCAAATAGTACCTTAATTTTCTCTTCTACTGGCTACACCAGACAAGAAGCAGGTATTGCCGGCCGAGAAAACTTACTGATTACACTTCAGGAAAGTTCCACAGAATTGACCGAGGTTGTGGTTACGGCTTTAGGTATCAAAAAGGAGCGTAAAGCATTGGGCTACTCGGTGACCGAAGTAAAGGGCGAGGAACTGACGCAGGCACGGGAAACCAATGTGATGAATTCCTTGGCCGGTAAAGTCGCTGGTTTGGATATCTCGGCCGGATCGGGAGGTCCAGGAGCATCGAACAATGTGTTAATTCGTGGTGTATCCAGTATCGGTGGTACCACGCAACCTTTGTACGTGGTTAACGGTATTCCGATGGAAAACAGCCGTAGTGCGCAGCCTGGAGGCCAATTTGATAATGCGCCTGACTTAGGAGATGCTATTGGAAACCTAAACCCCGACGATATAGAGACGATCTCCGTACTAAAAGGTGCTGCAGCATCTGCCTTGTATGGATATCGTGCGAAGGCAGGTGTTATTATGATTACCACCAAAAGTGGTAAAGCTGATGGTATCGAATTCAATTCCAACTTTGTAGGAGAGCAGGTGATGAACTTGACAAACTGGCAATATATGTATGGGCAAGGGATCAACAATATGAAGCCAACATCTGGTACTGCTGCCGCGCAAGCTGGAGGATCTAGCTGGGGTGGATTACTCGACGGTAGCTTAACGCCACAGTTCGACGGTGTCGAACGTCCGTACAGTGCCGTTAGAGACAACTTACAAGAGTTTTACCGGATGGGAAGCAATTGGACGAATACATTAACATTGACCAAGGCTTTTGATGGTGGCTCGATCCGGTTGTCGGGTAGCAATCTCGACAACAAATCCGTGGTGCCAAATTCGAATCTAAAACGTCAAACTTTCAATCTAGCCGGGATATTCGAGCCGATAGAAAGGTTGAACATCGATGCGCGGGTAAATTATATTTTGGAATCCGCTAAAAATCGCGCCGTACTTTCGGATGGCGCGGGTAACGCCAATTATCAAGTCATGTTTCTGCCTACTAGCTTACGCGTAGGTGATTTGAGACCAGGTAGCAATCCTGATGGCACAGAAACGGTATTTAACGCCAATAATCTGTTCGCGACAAACCCCTGGTTCGCTGCACAGAATTTCGTGAATGATACCAAACGTGAGCGACTGCTATCTTCCTTGTCGGCCAGGTATGATTTCGGAGAGGGATACTACGTGCAAGGTCGGATGGCACGTGATAATTACACCGATACATACACGAATGTGACGCCTTCCGGAACAGCTTATCGCCCCAACGGCTCGATGCAGTTACGCAATACGGAGTTTGTGGATGTCAATGCAGATCTATTGTTAGGAGGTACCTTTGATCTAGGCGATTTCGCGATTTCTCCGGTGCTGGGTGGTGCGTATAGAAATACACGGACATTGACCACGACGAATAGTGGTGCGGATTTCAACGTACCATTCGTGTACAATATCCTCAACTTAGCGAATAAGAATTTGTCATACGATGATCTGCGCCTGGAAGTACAATCTGTGTTTGGAAATGCAGAATTCTCCTATCGTGACTATTTATTCCTAACGGCCTCGGTACGTAGCGACTGGTTCTCTTCTTTGGCAACGCCGGGACTGAATAATAAGTTGAATATCGTGTATCCAAGTGTCAATACCTCTTTGGTATTTAGTGAGCTGTGGAAACCGTCTTTCCTTAATTTCGGTAAAGTAAGATTAGGTTATGCAGAAGTAGGTGCTGCTACCGATCCATATCAGACACTGTTGGCCTACAGTTTCCTAAGCGAGACTATTAATGGCTTTCCTTTGGGAAGTATTTCCAATGCTAGTATTCCGAATTCAGGATTACGCGCATCACGTGCCAGCGAATTGGAGATTGGTACAGAGCTGACACTTTTTAATAATGTGCTATCTATCGATGCTACTTGGTACAACAAAGTATCTACAGACGAAATCATTCCGGTAACGGTGTCCTCTACTACAGGATACACTGGTGCTGTACTGAATAGTGGTTCGTTGCAAAATAAAGGTTTTGAAGCATTGATCACCGCACGCGTTCTGCAGAATAATGATGGATTTGGCTGGACCACCTCATTCAATGGATCTATCAACGACAATAAAGTACGTCGCATGGCCGAAGGTACTACGTTGATGCCAATGGGCGCATCTCGTACCGGGTATGGCTTTATACAGCATCAATTGGGATTGCCATCCTTTCAAGTAATGGCCTACGACTACCGATATGATGAAGCGGGTAATATCGTGTACCTAGAGAGTGGTGTGCCCGATCGTGGTGAGCTTATTCCCATGGGATCGGCGATCCCTAAGTGGACTGCAGGTTGGAACAATGAATTTAATTACAAGCGGTTGAATATGTCTTTCTTAATTGATGGAAAGTGGGGCGCTAAAATATTTTCAGGAACCGATTTCTACGGATATGCTAATGGATTGCATCAGAATACGCTAGAAAATAGAGAGGGTAATTTTGCGCCGGAAGGAAGCAGTACGACCACCGAAGCATCTACTTATTATACACAATTGGTACAGAATGTATCTAAGCTCGTAGTGGAAGATGCGGACTTCATTAAAGTACGGCAAATCATCATAGGCTACACTTTTCCTTCGCTGTTTGATAATAAAGTGAAATCACTGAACATCAGTGCTGTAGCCAGAAATCCGTTCTTCTTGATGCGTAAAGCAGAAAATATTGACCCGGAAGCTAATTACTCTTCGATCGTTCCCGGGATGGAATTAGGAGGTGTACCTTCCATTCGTTCATTCGGTGTCAACCTAAGCGTCAAGTTTTAA
- a CDS encoding TonB-dependent receptor, translating to MRKNYILILAQALLFQFLIISAAYGQNSILRGKVRAGGVGLHGATVTDIVSGMSTSTAEDGSYSLNISSASMVRLRASYIGYKALTKSIDLSEATLLDFDLSDESLDEVVVIGSRSVPRTNLETTAPVDVVDIKNLAKDVAQVSLNQLLNYVAPSFNAVNTSINDGTDHIDPASLRGLGPDQVLVLINGKRRHTSALVNVNNSFGRGSVGTDLNAIPTAAIKRVEILRDGAAAQYGSDAIAGVINIVLDDSVNELNVTMSAGGNASRFSQGGMDGEQTQVNLNFGVPIGENGGYINVTGSYDMREAVNRQREFLGTIFTDYNNPTLYPNPTGMDITEAELQRRGLDRTDFVSQVGSSEANGGSAFFNSEVPLGEESSFYAFGGLNFRSGKSGAFRRMPAQLHQNNDAVYPNGFLPFIESSVYDQSFAAGLKTKIDDWHIDFSNTYGQNSIQFENTNTINATMLEQSPRDFRSGGISFLQNTTNFDISKNFETVSQGLHLAFGLEHRYERYQITPGEESSYTDYGQGYFVTDETGVRRFIPDYINGPSTRFAPNGVPYFQGSQGFPGFRPENAVLENRNSFAAYMDTELSITKSWLLTGALRFENYSDFGSTLNWKLSTLYRMSDIYNFRAAASTGFRAPSLHQRYYNATTSREVDGEFLNSGAFQNNSRVAELLGIPSLRQELSQSYSAGFTANWGAWKATVDGYYIRIDDRVVYTGMFMGSTAPDATEQEREIAGLLAQANANAAQFFANAIDTDTKGIDVVLTYNTALGQGHLRADLAGTFVQTNIIGSPNTSEQLAGLEDTYFDLSNRILLESAVPRMKGNLSLNYSYKRFNVFLRNVYFGPVDEATNLVDYMQTFGARLVTDLSLGYQISEKLSWTIGANNLFDIYPDQIRADSPVRNNDIFLYARTGQQFGYFGRHIFTRLAFTLK from the coding sequence ATGAGAAAAAATTACATTTTGATACTAGCGCAGGCTTTGCTTTTCCAATTTTTAATCATTTCAGCGGCCTATGGTCAAAACTCAATTTTAAGAGGAAAGGTGCGTGCTGGTGGTGTAGGCTTACACGGCGCCACTGTCACTGATATTGTGTCTGGGATGTCTACGTCAACTGCTGAGGATGGAAGTTACTCCTTAAATATCTCTTCTGCTTCTATGGTACGCCTCAGAGCTTCTTATATAGGATATAAAGCCCTAACGAAATCTATCGATCTTTCCGAAGCAACTCTATTGGATTTTGATCTGTCGGATGAATCATTGGACGAGGTGGTAGTTATTGGTAGCCGATCCGTACCGAGAACTAATCTGGAAACTACTGCTCCTGTCGATGTCGTAGATATAAAGAATTTAGCGAAGGATGTGGCGCAAGTGTCGCTTAATCAACTATTAAATTATGTGGCTCCATCTTTCAATGCGGTTAATACTTCGATAAATGACGGGACGGATCATATAGATCCAGCATCGCTTAGAGGCTTGGGACCGGATCAAGTACTCGTGCTGATCAACGGAAAAAGAAGACATACGTCGGCTTTAGTGAATGTAAATAATTCTTTTGGTCGCGGCTCTGTCGGAACAGACTTGAATGCGATACCCACCGCGGCTATTAAAAGGGTAGAAATTTTGAGAGATGGAGCGGCAGCACAATATGGATCAGATGCTATTGCAGGTGTCATTAATATTGTGCTGGATGATAGTGTGAATGAGCTAAATGTAACCATGTCTGCTGGAGGTAATGCTTCTCGGTTTTCGCAAGGAGGCATGGATGGAGAACAGACTCAAGTTAACTTAAATTTTGGGGTACCAATTGGTGAAAACGGAGGGTACATAAATGTTACCGGATCGTACGACATGCGAGAAGCAGTCAATAGACAACGAGAATTTTTAGGTACCATATTTACAGATTATAACAATCCAACATTATACCCTAACCCGACCGGGATGGATATCACGGAGGCGGAGCTTCAAAGAAGAGGTTTAGATCGAACAGATTTTGTCTCTCAAGTTGGCTCTTCAGAAGCCAATGGTGGTTCGGCTTTCTTTAACAGTGAGGTACCTCTAGGTGAAGAAAGTAGCTTCTATGCATTTGGTGGCTTAAACTTTCGTTCTGGAAAATCTGGTGCGTTCCGAAGGATGCCAGCTCAGTTGCATCAAAATAATGATGCGGTGTATCCGAATGGTTTTTTACCCTTCATCGAATCTAGTGTGTACGATCAATCTTTTGCTGCAGGTCTGAAAACTAAAATCGATGATTGGCATATTGATTTTTCCAATACCTACGGTCAGAATAGTATACAATTCGAGAATACAAACACAATCAATGCAACGATGTTGGAGCAATCTCCCCGAGATTTTCGCTCTGGAGGTATTTCCTTTCTTCAGAACACCACTAACTTTGATATTAGTAAAAATTTCGAAACAGTATCTCAGGGTTTACACCTAGCGTTTGGTTTAGAACATCGTTATGAGCGTTATCAAATCACACCAGGAGAGGAAAGTTCCTACACCGACTATGGTCAAGGATATTTTGTGACAGACGAAACAGGTGTTCGTCGTTTTATTCCAGATTATATAAACGGACCATCTACTAGATTTGCTCCTAATGGGGTGCCTTACTTTCAGGGCTCTCAGGGATTTCCTGGCTTTAGACCCGAAAATGCAGTGTTGGAGAATCGTAATTCTTTCGCCGCCTACATGGATACAGAGTTGAGTATAACAAAAAGCTGGCTATTAACTGGTGCTTTGCGTTTTGAGAATTATTCTGACTTCGGATCTACGTTAAATTGGAAGTTGAGCACCTTATATAGAATGAGTGATATCTATAATTTCAGAGCAGCTGCTAGCACAGGATTTCGAGCCCCTTCGCTGCATCAGCGATATTATAATGCCACAACCAGTCGAGAGGTAGATGGTGAATTTTTGAATTCAGGCGCTTTTCAGAATAATAGCCGAGTGGCTGAGTTACTTGGAATTCCTTCTTTGCGACAAGAACTATCCCAGTCTTACAGTGCCGGATTCACAGCGAATTGGGGAGCATGGAAGGCCACGGTAGATGGCTATTACATTCGTATTGATGATCGTGTGGTATATACCGGAATGTTTATGGGAAGCACTGCACCAGACGCGACAGAGCAAGAACGGGAAATAGCAGGCTTATTGGCACAGGCGAATGCCAATGCTGCGCAATTTTTTGCGAATGCAATCGATACCGATACAAAAGGAATTGATGTAGTATTAACCTATAATACAGCGTTAGGTCAAGGTCATTTGCGAGCTGACTTGGCAGGTACATTTGTGCAAACCAATATCATTGGCAGCCCGAACACCTCCGAACAATTAGCTGGTTTGGAAGATACATACTTTGATCTGAGTAATAGAATATTATTAGAGTCTGCCGTACCACGTATGAAGGGTAATCTGTCTTTAAACTATTCTTATAAACGCTTCAATGTCTTTCTTCGGAACGTGTATTTTGGTCCAGTTGATGAGGCAACAAATCTTGTGGATTATATGCAAACGTTTGGAGCAAGGCTAGTAACCGACTTATCGTTAGGGTATCAAATTTCAGAAAAGCTGAGTTGGACTATTGGAGCAAATAACCTATTCGATATTTACCCGGATCAAATCCGTGCGGATAGCCCAGTCCGCAATAACGACATTTTCCTTTATGCAAGAACAGGGCAACAATTTGGCTATTTTGGAAGGCATATCTTTACGAGACTAGCTTTCACCTTAAAATAA
- a CDS encoding MbnP family protein: MKKYISGVALLTAILSGCNKTEIQEVIVPADQGNTLNLQFENRYGDQDFELLKRYAYQENDADFELAFERLRYWVSNVKLISTSGEEVAIPNSYYLIEETEAITVPHLIGGQQYPGKKRDAVNIKNIPSGTYQGLKFSIGVEPKYNDNITLTAGELGILNGMGFSDGWMWFTSYIFQKMDARMYSGTEQRNLRWDSGSNALFEGAEKNINFPNAITLNEEQGLQVDLRIDVRQLLSTTLDPWRDNVISQSRPEMMRAFRDALLQRGISLQRAENIRQK; this comes from the coding sequence ATGAAAAAATACATTAGTGGAGTAGCGCTTTTAACCGCAATTTTAAGTGGCTGCAACAAAACAGAAATTCAAGAAGTAATTGTTCCTGCGGATCAGGGCAATACCCTGAACTTACAGTTCGAGAACCGTTATGGTGATCAGGATTTTGAACTGCTCAAACGATATGCCTATCAAGAAAATGATGCTGATTTCGAATTGGCCTTCGAACGGCTGCGTTATTGGGTGAGCAATGTGAAACTTATTTCCACGTCAGGAGAAGAGGTGGCCATTCCAAATTCCTATTATCTCATTGAAGAGACAGAAGCTATAACGGTTCCACATTTAATAGGTGGACAGCAATACCCGGGCAAAAAGCGGGATGCGGTTAATATAAAGAATATACCTTCAGGTACTTATCAGGGATTGAAGTTCTCCATTGGTGTAGAACCCAAATACAACGACAACATCACGCTGACGGCCGGAGAGTTGGGCATATTGAATGGGATGGGTTTCTCTGATGGTTGGATGTGGTTTACGAGTTATATTTTTCAGAAGATGGATGCGCGTATGTATTCCGGCACTGAGCAAAGAAATCTGCGCTGGGATTCTGGCTCAAATGCACTATTCGAAGGCGCGGAGAAAAATATTAATTTCCCTAACGCAATTACTTTAAATGAAGAACAAGGCTTGCAAGTCGATTTGCGGATAGATGTTCGACAGCTGCTGTCTACGACGCTTGATCCATGGCGCGATAATGTAATTAGCCAATCCAGACCCGAGATGATGAGGGCTTTCCGAGATGCGCTACTCCAACGCGGAATTAGTTTACAACGCGCAGAAAACATTAGGCAAAAATAA
- a CDS encoding cytochrome c peroxidase: MKKIVVMIALCAAIWACKKGNEFLEEEAVFVGFVQPSNFPAPAYDFSRNPITKEGFELGRKLFYEPRLSRNNSIACGSCHIQSAAFTHHGHDVSHGIDDRLGTRNPMPVMNMAWQKEFFWDGGVYDLDFSPVNAIHSEVEMDETLTNVLVKLRARPEYPPLFKKAFGTEEITDALFLKALSQFMLMATSSNSKYDQVMRKEGGATFTSSENRGYLFFQKNCSNCHSEPLFTDLSYRNNGIRPNASDDQGRAIVTGNSNDAYKFKVPSLRNLSFTAPYTHDGRYLTVSRMLDHYRRDVIDLPTLDPVFRREDGSRGIPMSEQEKADLMDFLKTLEDPSFLSNPLLSEPFGSNFIVN; this comes from the coding sequence ATGAAAAAAATAGTGGTCATGATAGCGCTCTGTGCGGCCATTTGGGCCTGTAAAAAGGGAAATGAATTTCTCGAGGAAGAAGCCGTTTTTGTGGGTTTTGTACAACCTAGCAATTTTCCGGCACCGGCCTACGACTTTTCCCGAAACCCTATTACAAAAGAGGGATTTGAACTCGGTCGTAAGCTATTTTATGAGCCCCGGCTTTCCAGAAATAATTCGATTGCCTGTGGAAGCTGTCATATCCAATCTGCTGCATTCACACATCATGGGCACGATGTGAGCCACGGTATCGACGATCGCCTCGGCACACGTAATCCCATGCCAGTCATGAATATGGCCTGGCAAAAGGAGTTCTTCTGGGATGGCGGTGTTTACGATTTGGATTTTTCTCCGGTAAACGCTATCCATAGTGAAGTAGAAATGGATGAAACACTTACCAACGTATTGGTGAAGTTACGTGCACGACCAGAATATCCACCATTATTTAAAAAAGCTTTCGGTACCGAGGAGATTACAGACGCGCTGTTTCTGAAAGCGCTGTCACAATTTATGCTGATGGCTACGAGCAGCAATTCCAAATACGATCAAGTAATGCGTAAAGAGGGGGGTGCTACCTTCACGTCTTCAGAAAACCGTGGTTATTTATTTTTTCAAAAGAATTGTTCCAACTGTCATAGTGAACCTTTGTTTACGGATTTGAGCTACCGCAATAACGGTATCCGTCCAAACGCAAGTGATGACCAAGGGCGTGCCATCGTAACGGGCAATTCCAATGATGCCTATAAATTCAAAGTGCCAAGTTTGCGAAATCTTTCGTTTACTGCACCTTACACCCACGATGGTCGGTACCTTACCGTGAGCCGGATGTTGGATCATTACCGTCGGGATGTGATCGATCTTCCTACACTTGATCCTGTTTTTAGGCGAGAAGATGGCTCCCGAGGTATCCCGATGAGTGAGCAGGAAAAGGCGGATTTGATGGACTTTCTAAAAACGCTGGAAGATCCTTCTTTTTTATCCAATCCTTTATTGTCCGAGCCTTTCGGATCAAACTTTATCGTCAATTAA
- a CDS encoding transporter gives MNRLFKIVALTGILLLAATLPQAKACDVCGCGVGSYYLGILPNFNKRFIGLRYQQNRLQTHLGPNGNRTPNTADELYQTMELWGAWNFGERWRVMAIVPYGFNQRTIGAGAQWAESGRKDGLGDVVAMGHYKLFEDMRTTSGNRLLMQSLWVGGGIKVPTGAYDASEQASAAIGAPNTFQLGTASTDFLINAAYDIRLMDAGLNVNATYKMNTENRYGYRYANKISVNGLFYYKFNIKDKVRLSPNAGVLYESQSKDVLDNRFDVAQSGGYSTMGIIGLEANIGRISVGGNYQSPLGQQLADGRILAGNRIMTHVSFSF, from the coding sequence ATGAATAGATTATTTAAAATAGTTGCTTTAACAGGAATTCTTTTACTTGCAGCAACCCTTCCGCAGGCTAAGGCTTGCGACGTGTGTGGTTGCGGGGTCGGAAGTTATTACTTAGGAATACTTCCCAATTTTAATAAACGTTTCATAGGCTTACGCTATCAACAAAATCGATTGCAAACGCACTTGGGGCCAAATGGGAATCGCACCCCCAACACAGCCGACGAACTGTATCAGACGATGGAGCTCTGGGGGGCTTGGAATTTCGGCGAGCGCTGGCGCGTGATGGCCATTGTGCCTTATGGTTTCAATCAGCGAACCATCGGAGCCGGTGCGCAATGGGCAGAAAGCGGCCGCAAAGATGGTTTGGGAGATGTAGTAGCAATGGGACATTATAAGCTGTTCGAGGATATGCGTACAACCAGCGGCAATAGATTGTTGATGCAGTCGTTGTGGGTTGGAGGAGGAATTAAAGTGCCCACCGGCGCGTACGACGCCAGTGAACAAGCCAGCGCAGCGATAGGTGCGCCTAATACTTTTCAATTGGGCACCGCGAGTACCGACTTTCTGATTAATGCCGCGTATGATATTCGCTTAATGGACGCCGGTTTGAATGTTAATGCGACCTATAAAATGAATACGGAAAATAGATATGGTTATCGATATGCCAATAAGATTTCCGTCAATGGATTGTTCTATTACAAATTTAACATTAAAGATAAGGTGCGCTTATCTCCCAATGCAGGTGTACTTTATGAGAGCCAGTCGAAAGATGTGTTAGATAACCGTTTTGATGTCGCTCAGTCTGGTGGTTATTCGACAATGGGGATTATTGGTTTAGAGGCCAACATTGGAAGGATATCGGTTGGAGGAAATTACCAAAGCCCGTTAGGTCAGCAGCTAGCAGATGGCCGTATCCTTGCCGGCAATCGTATAATGACACACGTTTCATTCTCATTCTAA
- a CDS encoding MbnP family protein, with protein sequence MMKYITPLFAGMSCLLLVLSCAKDPDVIDESKLADFSIEFDHIVGEDRFYIDPNYVYRNSKGEEFSIRTLMYFISNIKLYRADGSEYIVPADDSYFVVDAANRNSRFTKVRVPEGDYTRLEFMIGVDRERNMMPMERRTGVLSFNPGEGHAGMFWTWSQGYIFFKLEGNSPVVSDDREGDPTGNKQFKYHIGGFGYPFDDPEAMDNITIVTVDLTRAAGDHLAHVREGLRSNVHLLVDVMQIFNGPHTFSIADKSNVMFNKEDSGNIARNFASMFTHDHTENYVRSESELLN encoded by the coding sequence ATGATGAAATATATAACACCTCTTTTTGCAGGCATGTCATGCCTATTACTTGTATTATCCTGTGCTAAAGATCCGGATGTGATCGACGAAAGCAAGCTAGCCGATTTCTCGATAGAGTTTGATCATATTGTAGGAGAAGACCGCTTTTACATTGATCCCAATTACGTTTATCGAAATAGTAAGGGTGAAGAATTTAGTATCCGTACCTTGATGTATTTTATCAGTAATATCAAGCTGTATCGTGCAGATGGATCGGAATATATCGTGCCAGCAGATGATAGCTATTTTGTGGTAGATGCGGCAAACCGCAATAGCCGTTTTACAAAAGTGCGTGTTCCGGAAGGAGATTACACCCGACTAGAATTTATGATAGGTGTGGACCGCGAACGAAACATGATGCCCATGGAGCGACGAACTGGCGTACTATCTTTCAATCCGGGAGAAGGCCATGCGGGCATGTTCTGGACCTGGAGCCAGGGTTATATTTTCTTTAAGCTAGAAGGAAATAGCCCTGTGGTTTCGGATGATCGGGAAGGTGATCCAACCGGGAATAAGCAGTTCAAATACCACATCGGAGGCTTTGGCTATCCGTTTGATGATCCGGAAGCGATGGATAATATTACTATTGTAACGGTCGATCTTACACGGGCGGCGGGAGATCATTTGGCTCATGTGCGCGAAGGCTTGCGAAGCAATGTACACTTACTTGTCGATGTTATGCAAATCTTCAACGGCCCCCATACTTTTAGCATCGCCGATAAATCAAACGTGATGTTCAATAAGGAAGACAGTGGAAACATCGCCAGGAACTTTGCTTCGATGTTTACCCACGATCATACAGAGAACTATGTACGTAGCGAATCGGAGCTTTTAAACTGA
- a CDS encoding cytochrome c peroxidase yields MIGIDWWLKPVLALLCVVSSFAQISCAKEETYAEDIGYNIDQPYVFKVPKYFPEPIEMPSNPMTQAGVELGRHLFYEPLLSGNKKVSCATCHHPDKAFSDGLVLSNTGISGRPLERHSPAIFNLVWTDSGFFWDGGSTNLESQAFAPLTHPDEMGIHFPEMTVRLASIPQYVDMFQWAFKESPTAVGVAKALAQFQRSVVSADAPYDRYRRGENPLALGHSALRGLRLVQQKCGSCHSGELFTDNRYHNNGLDSSFTDDSHEEVYFGRYRISRNPADMGAFKTPSLRNVMVSAPYMHDGRLTSIVEVFEHYRSGVQPGTYTDRRLYQANGRPGIALTDEEVRDMIAFLHSLTDNIFLNNPQYANPYKTQ; encoded by the coding sequence ATGATCGGGATAGATTGGTGGTTAAAGCCGGTACTGGCGCTACTTTGTGTTGTCTCCTCTTTTGCGCAGATTTCCTGCGCAAAGGAAGAGACATATGCCGAAGATATAGGGTATAATATTGATCAGCCCTATGTGTTTAAGGTACCTAAGTATTTTCCAGAGCCTATTGAGATGCCAAGCAATCCAATGACACAAGCAGGCGTTGAATTAGGTAGACATTTATTCTATGAGCCATTGCTGTCGGGAAATAAAAAAGTTTCCTGTGCTACTTGCCACCATCCTGACAAAGCATTTTCCGATGGCTTGGTGCTGTCTAATACAGGTATTTCCGGCAGGCCACTGGAACGGCATTCGCCTGCTATTTTCAATTTGGTCTGGACCGATAGCGGCTTTTTCTGGGATGGGGGGTCTACCAATCTTGAATCGCAGGCTTTTGCGCCACTCACGCATCCTGACGAGATGGGAATCCACTTTCCGGAGATGACGGTGCGCTTAGCGTCTATTCCTCAGTACGTAGATATGTTTCAATGGGCTTTTAAGGAGTCGCCCACCGCAGTAGGCGTAGCGAAAGCACTAGCACAGTTTCAACGCTCGGTGGTATCTGCCGATGCTCCGTATGATCGCTATCGCCGTGGCGAAAATCCTCTGGCATTGGGGCACAGTGCCTTACGTGGTCTTCGACTGGTGCAACAGAAGTGCGGAAGCTGCCATTCGGGTGAGCTTTTTACCGACAATCGCTATCATAATAATGGTCTTGATAGCAGTTTTACCGATGATTCTCACGAAGAGGTTTATTTTGGGAGGTATCGAATCAGTCGTAACCCGGCAGATATGGGTGCATTCAAAACACCGTCTTTGCGAAATGTCATGGTAAGTGCACCTTACATGCACGACGGTCGGCTGACGAGCATTGTCGAAGTATTCGAACATTATCGCTCTGGTGTACAGCCGGGAACGTACACAGATCGTCGTTTGTATCAGGCAAACGGGCGCCCAGGTATCGCGTTGACCGACGAGGAGGTGCGCGATATGATTGCTTTTCTGCACAGCCTTACAGATAATATCTTCTTAAATAATCCTCAATACGCTAATCCATACAAAACCCAATAA